The proteins below come from a single Iocasia fonsfrigidae genomic window:
- a CDS encoding polysaccharide biosynthesis protein, which produces MKNLLIIGAGGAGKHLLSELLKKDKKLGYNIIGFLDADSKKHGMSISGYKVLGHHDNIMFYIKKYNIDEVIIATTAINHKDLDRLYRQVNKAEANFRVLPPIEELLLNEPFTKQLREIKVDDLLGRDTININSQSVKEYLKNRIVLVTGAAGSIGSELCRQIVRYEPSKLILLDINENDLYFLDLYIQRHFKVKTSVEICNIRELYKLDYLFNKYQPDIVFHAAAHKHVPLMEKNIEEAVKNNVFGTENIVISADKYNVAKFVLVSTDKAVNPTNVMGATKRLAELIIEKYSKLSSTKFTAVRFGNVLGSNGSVVPLFKSLLQEGKDLTVTHEEVSRYFMTIPEAAQLVLEAGYIANGGEVFVLDMGKPVRIMDLAKKMIELSGLELGKDVNINITGLRPGEKLYEELLYDAKSCQKTQNERIYIAKLKKEAVNIDQGLKELKKLLDTFDSKKMKLKLKELVPTYQEVDYNINGEIANEYTVISS; this is translated from the coding sequence ATGAAAAACTTACTAATAATTGGTGCAGGTGGTGCTGGGAAACATTTACTAAGTGAACTCTTAAAAAAAGATAAGAAATTAGGGTATAATATTATAGGTTTCCTGGATGCTGACTCAAAAAAACACGGTATGTCTATTAGTGGATATAAAGTCCTGGGGCATCATGATAATATTATGTTTTATATTAAGAAATATAATATTGATGAGGTAATAATTGCTACTACAGCAATTAATCATAAAGATTTAGACAGACTATATAGACAGGTTAATAAGGCAGAGGCTAACTTTCGTGTCTTACCCCCTATTGAAGAGCTATTATTAAATGAACCCTTTACTAAACAATTAAGAGAAATTAAGGTAGATGATTTATTAGGTAGGGATACAATTAATATAAATAGTCAAAGTGTAAAAGAATATTTGAAGAATAGGATTGTGCTTGTTACAGGTGCTGCTGGGTCTATAGGGAGTGAGTTGTGCCGTCAGATAGTACGATATGAACCAAGCAAGTTGATATTATTGGATATTAATGAAAATGATTTATATTTTTTAGATTTATATATACAGCGGCATTTTAAAGTAAAGACAAGCGTAGAAATATGTAATATTAGAGAACTGTATAAATTAGATTATTTATTTAATAAATATCAACCAGATATTGTTTTTCACGCTGCAGCCCATAAACACGTACCCCTTATGGAAAAAAACATAGAAGAGGCTGTTAAAAATAATGTATTTGGGACTGAAAATATAGTAATTTCAGCAGACAAATATAATGTAGCTAAATTTGTTTTAGTTTCAACTGATAAAGCGGTTAATCCCACAAATGTAATGGGTGCGACAAAAAGGCTGGCGGAGTTGATTATTGAAAAATATAGCAAGCTATCCAGCACAAAGTTTACAGCAGTAAGATTTGGCAATGTACTGGGTAGTAATGGGAGTGTGGTACCCTTATTTAAAAGCTTATTACAAGAAGGTAAGGATTTAACCGTGACACATGAAGAAGTAAGCAGATACTTTATGACTATACCCGAGGCAGCTCAACTTGTATTAGAAGCAGGGTATATTGCTAACGGTGGTGAGGTATTTGTTTTGGACATGGGTAAGCCTGTAAGAATAATGGATTTAGCAAAGAAGATGATAGAACTATCTGGACTAGAACTTGGCAAGGATGTAAATATTAATATAACTGGTTTACGGCCAGGGGAGAAGTTATATGAAGAATTACTGTATGATGCAAAATCATGTCAAAAGACACAAAATGAAAGAATATATATTGCTAAGTTAAAAAAAGAAGCTGTAAATATTGACCAGGGATTAAAAGAACTTAAAAAATTGTTAGATACATTTGATAGTAAAAAAATGAAATTAAAATTAAAAGAATTGGTACCTACCTATCAAGAGGTTGATTATAATATTAATGGGGAGATTGCTAATGAATATACCGTTATCAGTTCCTAA